One genomic region from Drosophila busckii strain San Diego stock center, stock number 13000-0081.31 chromosome 3R, ASM1175060v1, whole genome shotgun sequence encodes:
- the LOC108604263 gene encoding calmodulin-A yields the protein MSQLHRQSEFPPERQSKMKRSELTDEQIAEYKEAFALFDKAGEGTINSTELGTLMKSLGQNPTEAELKDLVNEVDVNGDGLIDFSEFCTLMNKHSSEGDSDEELREAFKIFDKDEDGFISPAELRFVMVNLGEKLTDEEIDDMIREADFDGDGLINYDEFVYMITQR from the coding sequence ATGTCTCAGTTGCATCGGCAGAGTGAGTTCCCACCGGAGCGCCAATCGAAAATGAAAAGGTCGGAGCTGACTGATGAGCAAATAGCCGAGTACAAGGAGGCCTTCGCCTTGTTCGATAAGGCGGGCGAGGGCACAATTAATAGCACAGAGCTGGGCACGCTTATGAAGTCGCTGGGCCAGAATCCCACCGAAGCTGAGCTCAAGGATCTGGTTAACGAAGTGGATGTAAATGGCGATGGCCTGATTGACTTCAGTGAGTTCTGCACGCTGATGAACAAGCACAGCAGCGAAGGTGACAGCGATGAGGAGCTGCGCGAAGCATTCAAGATCTTTGACAAGGACGAGGACGGCTTTATATCGCCCGCCGAGCTGCGCTTTGTCATGGTCAATCTGGGCGAGAAGCTAACCGACGAAGAGATCGACGACATGATACGTGAAGCAGACTTCGATGGCGATGGCCTTATTAACTATGATGAGTTTGTCTATATGATCACCCAGCGATAA
- the LOC108604265 gene encoding calmodulin, which translates to MDDFDFGTPPPEERVTIQRTHSLNAEQEKDLTEAFSLFDQEGTGVIPIKQLGELMHAVAHNPPEHEMQELFAEYDPYNTEEISLNDFLHIMSERYKEQTPEDEVILAFKVFDKEQSGFIHENELRQIMTTYGDVMDEDEVEQFILDGNSNTECKVNFAEFVMMMAER; encoded by the coding sequence ATGgatgattttgattttggcaCGCCACCGCCGGAAGAGCGCGTTACCATACAAAGGACACACTCGCTGAACGCTGAGCAGGAAAAAGATTTAACGGAAGCATTTTCGCTATTTGATCAAGAGGGCACGGGCGTTATACCCATTAAGCAGTTGGGCGAGCTTATGCATGCCGTTGCGCATAATCCACCAGAGCATGAGATGCAAGAACTGTTTGCTGAATACGATCCCTATAACACTGAGGAGATCAGCCTCAATGACTTTCTGCATATTATGAGCGAGCGCTACAAGGAGCAGACACCTGAGGATGAAGTCATCTTGGCCTTCAAGGTGTTTGACAAAGAACAAAGCGGTTTCATACATGAGAACGAGTTGCGCCAAATTATGACAACCTACGGCGATGTGATGGACGAAGACGAAGTCGAGCAATTTATATTGGACGGCAACTCTAACACTGAGTGCAAAGTAAACTTTGCCGAGTTTGTCATGATGATGGCCGAACGTTAA
- the LOC108601485 gene encoding uncharacterized protein LOC108601485: MEAAQVAQQAYEQQQPAAASAARWVKAKLADQAASAAMTAEAALSSKEEALQQVLAEICEAKKTLRMEKDSVQCYQSNYEAAKLGVDQGRQVVCSLKTAAQLAKRYEHYAKNSEHSINLALQQKQQLLATARKYIKLLSKKLNIARQELCDTKRAAYRALVTAAEARRKVDEYVSRQTRQRSNNDRCHKKREKLRSN; encoded by the coding sequence ATGGAGGCGGCACAGGTGGCCCAACAggcgtatgagcaacagcaaccagccgCAGCGAGTGCAGCGCGTTGGGTCAAGGCCAAGCTGGCGGATCAGGCAGCAAGTGCGGCAATGACAGCTGAAGCGGCGCTGAGCAGCAAAGAGGAAGCGCTGCAGCAAGTGCTAGCTGAAATTTGTGAGGCCAAGAAGACGCTGCGCATGGAAAAGGATTCCGTGCAATGCTATCAAAGCAATTACGAGGCTGCCAAACTGGGCGTAGACCAGGGACGGCAGGTGGTCTGCAGCTTGAAAACAGCAGCTCAGCTAGCAAAACGCTATGAGCACTACGCCAAGAACTCTGAGCATAGCATAAACCTGGCTCTGCAACAGAAGCAACAGCTATTGGCTACTGCccgaaaatatattaaactgcttagcaaaaaattaaatatcgcCCGCCAAGAGCTTTGTGATACCAAAAGAGCAGCCTACAGAGCACTTGTTACAGCCGCAGAGGCGCGTCGAAAAGTGGATGAATATGTTTCGAGGCAAACGAGACAAAGAAGCAACAACGATCGATGTCACAAAAAGCGAGAAAAACTAAGAAGCAATTAG